Proteins from one Bradyrhizobium roseum genomic window:
- a CDS encoding cupin domain-containing protein: MDMPAHPIEDTGPQPQSFDIEHATKVNTNYRSVAWSGRYLQVTLMSIPVGGDIGLEAHPETDQFLRLDAGSGRVQMGSAKDKLTFEKTVSNGWCVLVPAGTWHNITNIGATPMQVYAIYSPAHHKPGKVQATAAAAEADKDDEAATWSVQPKHAVDKHG; encoded by the coding sequence ATGGACATGCCCGCCCATCCAATTGAAGATACCGGACCGCAGCCGCAATCGTTCGACATCGAGCACGCGACCAAGGTCAATACAAACTACAGGTCGGTCGCTTGGAGTGGGCGCTATCTGCAGGTCACGCTGATGTCGATCCCCGTCGGCGGCGACATTGGCCTTGAAGCGCATCCGGAAACCGATCAGTTCCTGCGCCTCGATGCGGGCAGCGGCCGAGTGCAGATGGGATCCGCGAAGGACAAGCTGACTTTTGAAAAAACTGTCTCCAATGGTTGGTGCGTGCTCGTTCCGGCCGGGACCTGGCACAACATCACCAATATCGGCGCAACACCGATGCAGGTCTATGCGATCTATTCGCCCGCCCATCACAAGCCCGGCAAGGTGCAGGCGACGGCCGCGGCGGCTGAAGCAGATAAGGATGACGAAGCCGCGACTTGGTCAGTACAGCCAAAGCATGCGGTCGATAAACACGGGTGA
- a CDS encoding nuclear transport factor 2 family protein — MRNILVAFVGAVSLLASPALAADAATQEANKKTVLEFYEAGLNRKDFEAASKFFGPRYIQHNPTAPDGIEGFKAFIGFLKEKFPDSRSEIKRAFADGDYVILHVHSVREKDTRGRAIVDIFRLENGKIVEHWDVVQEIPEKAANGNGMF; from the coding sequence ATGCGAAACATCCTCGTCGCCTTCGTCGGAGCAGTTTCGTTGCTGGCTTCGCCGGCTCTCGCCGCAGATGCGGCGACGCAGGAGGCCAACAAGAAGACCGTGCTCGAATTCTACGAGGCCGGCCTCAACAGGAAGGATTTCGAGGCGGCATCGAAATTCTTCGGCCCGCGCTACATCCAGCACAATCCGACGGCGCCTGACGGCATCGAGGGCTTCAAGGCCTTCATCGGCTTCCTCAAGGAAAAATTCCCGGACTCGCGCAGCGAGATCAAGCGCGCCTTCGCCGACGGCGACTACGTGATCCTGCACGTCCACAGCGTGCGCGAAAAGGACACGCGCGGCCGCGCCATCGTCGACATCTTCAGGCTCGAGAACGGCAAGATCGTCGAGCACTGGGACGTCGTGCAGGAGATTCCGGAAAAGGCCGCGAACGGCAACGGGATGTTCTAG
- a CDS encoding serine hydrolase domain-containing protein encodes MQPGRILISCAVFFALVLPARAAPDEELLGKAAGYPLGSPANWFYDERVRVGSFSHLDGILPHYTLKKAAAPRPLPKISSAPKIEYRFEQQGLSLDDFLNRQRVTGFLLIKDGQVLAERYQYDRKPDNRFVSHSIAKSIVSIAVGLALAEKKIASLDDAIAKYVPQLAGNPYGETTIRNMLRMASGVPFQESYDGDDDLAKFTRARIAHDSVVALRMFTTREVEQGARFHYASNQTVALTLLLRAVTGSSMSEYLTTRLWQPMGAEADATWIRMRDGTEVGAGSFNAVLRDYGRLGMLLANDGALDGRQILPKDYLRDATDWHRQPEAFAPRKATPYFGYGYQFWLFPGEKRRFALLGVYGQSIFVDPELKLVMVVTAVAKNASVGKESLGRERDALWRGVVGRFGSW; translated from the coding sequence ATGCAGCCGGGACGAATCCTGATCTCATGCGCGGTGTTTTTCGCGCTGGTCCTGCCGGCCCGTGCGGCGCCCGATGAGGAACTGTTGGGGAAGGCGGCCGGCTATCCGTTAGGCTCGCCTGCCAACTGGTTCTATGACGAACGCGTCCGGGTCGGATCGTTCAGCCACCTCGACGGCATCCTGCCGCACTACACGCTGAAGAAGGCGGCCGCGCCGCGTCCGCTGCCGAAAATTTCCAGCGCGCCGAAGATCGAATACCGGTTTGAACAGCAGGGGCTTTCGCTCGACGACTTCCTCAATCGCCAGCGTGTGACCGGCTTCCTCCTGATCAAGGACGGCCAGGTGCTGGCCGAGCGCTATCAATACGACCGCAAACCGGACAACCGTTTCGTGTCGCACTCGATCGCGAAATCCATCGTCAGTATCGCGGTGGGGCTGGCGCTGGCCGAGAAGAAGATTGCCTCGCTCGACGATGCTATTGCCAAATATGTGCCTCAACTGGCCGGCAATCCCTATGGCGAGACGACGATCCGCAACATGCTGCGGATGGCGTCAGGGGTACCGTTTCAGGAAAGCTACGACGGCGACGACGATCTGGCGAAGTTCACCCGGGCCCGCATCGCACATGACTCGGTCGTGGCGCTGCGCATGTTCACGACCCGCGAGGTCGAGCAGGGGGCGCGCTTTCACTATGCGTCCAACCAGACGGTGGCGCTGACGCTGTTGCTACGCGCGGTCACCGGCTCCTCCATGAGCGAATATCTCACGACCCGGCTGTGGCAACCCATGGGCGCGGAGGCCGATGCGACCTGGATCAGGATGCGGGACGGCACCGAAGTGGGCGCGGGGAGTTTCAACGCGGTGCTGCGCGACTATGGCCGTCTCGGCATGCTGCTGGCGAATGACGGCGCACTCGACGGCCGGCAGATCCTACCGAAAGACTATCTGCGCGACGCCACCGACTGGCACCGCCAACCCGAGGCGTTCGCGCCGCGCAAGGCAACGCCGTATTTCGGCTATGGCTACCAGTTCTGGCTGTTCCCCGGCGAGAAGCGGCGGTTCGCGCTGCTCGGCGTCTACGGGCAGTCGATCTTCGTCGATCCCGAACTCAAGCTGGTGATGGTGGTTACCGCGGTGGCGAAGAACGCCAGCGTCGGAAAGGAAAGCCTCGGCCGTGAACGTGACGCGCTATGGCGCGGGGTCGTCGGCAGATTCGGAAGCTGGTAG
- a CDS encoding CreA family protein: MLALAALALMLWQVTPAWAAEEPDLIFRRSTVFKWLSPNDKLATYALDDPEIEGVACHFTVPEKGGYKGWLGLAEEVSDISLACRQIGPIKFKHKLEQGDDMFRQRRSLFFKKMQIVRGCDAKRNVLVYMVYSDRLIEGSPKNSTSSVPIMPWGAGDAAIQKCGEFIQ, translated from the coding sequence ATGCTGGCCTTGGCGGCGTTGGCGCTCATGCTCTGGCAGGTGACGCCCGCGTGGGCTGCCGAAGAACCCGACCTCATTTTCCGCCGCTCGACGGTATTCAAATGGCTGAGCCCGAACGACAAGCTCGCCACCTATGCGCTCGACGATCCCGAAATCGAAGGGGTGGCCTGTCACTTCACGGTGCCGGAAAAGGGCGGCTACAAGGGGTGGCTTGGCCTCGCGGAGGAAGTCTCCGATATTTCCCTGGCATGCCGCCAGATCGGTCCGATCAAGTTCAAGCACAAGCTGGAGCAGGGCGACGATATGTTCCGCCAGCGCCGCTCGCTGTTCTTCAAGAAGATGCAGATCGTTCGCGGCTGCGATGCCAAGCGCAACGTGCTGGTCTACATGGTGTATTCAGACAGGCTGATCGAGGGCTCGCCGAAGAACTCGACGTCCTCGGTGCCGATCATGCCCTGGGGGGCGGGTGACGCCGCGATTCAGAAATGCGGTGAGTTCATCCAGTAG
- a CDS encoding L,D-transpeptidase — protein sequence MSTGIAGVTGSRQRSWQIALLTAAGTLVAIPQADAATLFYWQDSDPGYYRPAPTVQPRKPVARKPSARKDAAIRETNAKPQGPLIIAVSIDQQKVRVYDANGLFAESPVSTGMKGHTTPMGVFSVIQKNKMHRSNIYSGAPMPYMQRITWSGIALHAGVLPGYPASHGCIRMPMAFAVKMWNWTRMGARVIITPGLVTPAQFAHPLLVAQKVVPQPLIANDPATDAPAVKGDKGADAGPAIKPAKNLADAETSLDLRPTVGHATLRRERTHTADAGSALSAANAVVTMSDATPAAATAPPANDAPTADAKPDTTPAAEAAAAAPSAETKAEASAEAKPDAANVEAPTAAIVKAEELKPAEAKPAEPAKAAEAPSVAPDAKKDTARLPGGEKIAKADPPKRPGQIAVFVSRKDSKLYVRESFKPQFDVPITIAPSDRPLGTHVFTAEADKKDPNLLRWSVVSMPVTARNAARTDDEARPARSRKVSGSAPIEAKPLPLANGPAEALDRISIAPEAMARIAEVLTTGGSIVVSDHGINQGGETGEGTDFIVPLR from the coding sequence TTGAGTACGGGTATTGCGGGCGTAACGGGTTCCAGACAGCGTTCTTGGCAGATCGCGCTGCTCACCGCGGCCGGTACCCTGGTCGCGATCCCCCAGGCGGATGCCGCCACCCTGTTCTACTGGCAGGACTCCGATCCCGGCTATTACCGCCCGGCGCCGACGGTGCAGCCGCGCAAGCCGGTGGCCCGCAAGCCTTCCGCCAGAAAAGACGCGGCCATCAGGGAAACCAACGCCAAGCCGCAGGGCCCACTGATCATCGCCGTCTCGATCGATCAGCAGAAGGTCCGCGTCTACGACGCCAATGGCCTGTTCGCCGAGAGCCCGGTGTCGACGGGCATGAAGGGGCACACGACCCCGATGGGCGTGTTCAGTGTCATCCAGAAGAACAAGATGCACCGCTCCAACATCTACAGCGGCGCACCGATGCCCTACATGCAACGTATCACCTGGTCGGGCATCGCCCTGCACGCCGGAGTATTGCCCGGCTACCCGGCCTCGCACGGCTGCATCCGCATGCCGATGGCGTTTGCCGTCAAGATGTGGAACTGGACCCGGATGGGCGCGCGCGTGATCATCACGCCCGGCCTGGTCACGCCGGCCCAGTTCGCCCATCCGTTGCTGGTGGCGCAGAAAGTCGTGCCGCAGCCGCTTATCGCGAACGATCCGGCGACCGACGCGCCCGCGGTCAAGGGTGACAAGGGCGCGGATGCGGGACCAGCGATCAAGCCCGCCAAAAATCTTGCCGATGCGGAGACGAGCCTCGATCTCCGGCCGACCGTGGGGCACGCCACGCTGCGGCGGGAACGAACCCACACCGCGGATGCCGGCAGCGCGCTGTCGGCAGCCAATGCCGTCGTCACCATGTCCGACGCAACGCCGGCCGCCGCCACGGCTCCGCCTGCCAACGATGCGCCGACCGCTGACGCCAAGCCGGATACGACGCCGGCTGCAGAGGCCGCAGCCGCTGCGCCGTCCGCCGAGACGAAAGCCGAAGCCAGCGCAGAAGCAAAACCCGACGCGGCCAACGTCGAGGCTCCGACGGCAGCGATCGTCAAGGCTGAGGAATTGAAGCCTGCTGAAGCCAAGCCCGCTGAACCCGCCAAGGCGGCCGAGGCTCCGTCCGTCGCACCGGATGCCAAGAAAGATACGGCGCGTCTGCCAGGCGGTGAGAAGATTGCCAAGGCCGACCCGCCGAAGCGCCCGGGCCAGATCGCGGTGTTCGTGAGCCGCAAGGATTCAAAACTGTACGTCCGCGAGAGTTTCAAGCCGCAGTTCGACGTGCCGATCACCATCGCGCCGAGCGACAGGCCGCTGGGCACGCATGTCTTCACCGCCGAAGCCGACAAGAAGGATCCCAATCTGTTGCGCTGGTCGGTGGTCTCGATGCCGGTCACCGCGCGAAACGCCGCGCGGACCGACGATGAGGCTCGCCCTGCACGGAGCCGCAAGGTCTCTGGCAGTGCGCCGATCGAAGCAAAACCGCTTCCGCTCGCCAACGGCCCGGCCGAGGCGCTCGACCGTATATCTATCGCGCCCGAGGCGATGGCGCGGATCGCGGAAGTCCTGACCACCGGCGGCTCGATCGTGGTGTCCGATCACGGCATCAACCAGGGCGGCGAAACCGGCGAAGGCACCGACTTCATCGTTCCGCTGCGGTAG
- a CDS encoding glutathione peroxidase, with product MMDRRSVVSAALAAIAAAAASRQALAQSGMSRITAYGFSFPGLAGGDIRLSEFAGKPIMIVNTASLCGFTPQYAGLQELWTEFHDRGLMIIGVPSNDFGGQEPGGAAEIAATAQHHHVAFPIAAKAAVKGPNAHPFYKWAAEARPKDVPRWNFHKYLIGRDGYIADVFPQSVEPVDTRVKTAIARALSQSVSERAG from the coding sequence ATGATGGACCGCAGGAGCGTGGTATCGGCGGCGCTGGCAGCGATCGCGGCCGCTGCCGCGAGCAGGCAAGCCCTGGCGCAGTCCGGCATGAGCCGGATCACGGCTTACGGTTTTTCATTTCCCGGATTGGCCGGCGGCGATATCCGGCTTTCCGAGTTCGCCGGAAAGCCGATCATGATCGTCAACACCGCGTCGCTCTGTGGCTTCACCCCGCAATATGCCGGACTGCAGGAATTGTGGACCGAATTTCACGACCGCGGCCTGATGATCATCGGCGTCCCCTCCAACGATTTCGGCGGCCAGGAGCCGGGTGGCGCAGCCGAAATTGCCGCGACGGCGCAGCACCACCACGTCGCCTTTCCGATCGCTGCGAAGGCCGCAGTCAAGGGACCGAACGCGCATCCGTTCTACAAATGGGCGGCGGAAGCGCGACCGAAGGATGTTCCGCGCTGGAACTTCCACAAATACCTGATCGGTCGCGACGGATATATCGCCGACGTTTTCCCGCAGTCCGTCGAACCCGTAGATACACGGGTGAAAACCGCCATTGCGCGGGCTCTGAGTCAAAGCGTTTCCGAACGGGCCGGGTAA
- a CDS encoding polysaccharide deacetylase family protein, with product MRIAAGLIIAGAVSLLASSAAWSQALPPARAPAPAPQAVPAPAPPPTPVSTRPPCNNPNALGIGRTVEIDTTGGPGFGFEHFKELDFLRDKEVVLTFDDGPWPVNTPSVLKTLADECTTGIFFPIGKHATYYPEILRQVMAAGHSVGSHTWSHAALVNKKLTEQQRKDEIEKGFSAVKWALGGKAPAPFFRFPALQHPPEMVTYLGSRDVGIFSCDLDSFDFKASKAQTIIDTVMRKVEKNGKGIILMHDFQKHTAEALPELLKKLKEGGYKVVAMRAKAPIQTLAQYDEDIVKDLKLPTVSSRPVSSVVQTISE from the coding sequence ATGCGTATTGCGGCAGGGCTGATCATTGCGGGTGCGGTTTCGCTGTTGGCATCGAGCGCGGCCTGGTCACAGGCGCTGCCCCCCGCCAGAGCCCCGGCACCCGCCCCCCAGGCGGTGCCCGCCCCTGCCCCGCCGCCCACGCCGGTTTCGACGCGCCCGCCCTGCAACAATCCGAATGCGCTCGGCATCGGCCGCACTGTCGAGATCGACACGACGGGCGGTCCCGGCTTCGGCTTCGAGCATTTCAAGGAGCTCGACTTCCTGCGCGACAAGGAAGTGGTGCTGACCTTCGACGACGGTCCGTGGCCGGTGAACACGCCTTCGGTCCTCAAGACGCTGGCGGATGAATGCACCACCGGCATCTTCTTCCCGATCGGCAAGCACGCCACCTATTATCCCGAAATCCTGCGGCAGGTGATGGCGGCCGGCCATTCGGTCGGCTCGCACACCTGGTCGCATGCCGCCCTCGTCAACAAGAAGCTGACCGAGCAGCAGCGCAAGGATGAAATCGAAAAAGGATTCAGCGCCGTGAAATGGGCGCTGGGCGGCAAGGCGCCGGCGCCGTTCTTCCGTTTCCCGGCACTGCAGCACCCGCCGGAAATGGTGACCTATCTCGGCAGCCGCGACGTCGGCATCTTCTCCTGCGATCTCGATTCCTTCGACTTCAAGGCGAGCAAGGCGCAGACCATCATCGACACCGTGATGCGCAAGGTCGAAAAGAACGGCAAGGGCATCATCCTGATGCACGACTTCCAGAAGCATACCGCCGAAGCCCTGCCCGAGCTTTTGAAGAAGCTCAAGGAAGGCGGCTACAAGGTGGTCGCGATGCGCGCCAAGGCGCCGATCCAAACGCTCGCGCAATATGACGAGGACATCGTCAAGGATTTGAAGCTGCCGACCGTGAGCTCTCGTCCGGTTTCCAGCGTCGTGCAGACGATCTCGGAATAG
- a CDS encoding dihydrofolate reductase has protein sequence MLADARNVMPDELKFEGDKAFFTNALDCADLIVHGRNSYEDQPNSPRRKRIFLTRKVASTAPDPANPKSTLWNPDGASFEAACHHAGVNAGTVAVIGGPGVFDMFMDRYDVFWLSVAPNVYLPGGEPCFPGVPARSPQQILAAHGLRAGEPQMLDPAEDVSVTPWRRDA, from the coding sequence ATGCTGGCCGACGCGCGCAACGTCATGCCGGACGAATTGAAGTTCGAGGGCGACAAGGCGTTCTTCACAAATGCCCTCGACTGCGCCGACCTGATCGTGCATGGCCGCAATTCCTACGAGGACCAGCCGAACTCGCCGCGGCGTAAGCGGATCTTTCTAACGCGCAAGGTCGCGTCGACCGCACCCGATCCGGCCAATCCGAAATCGACCCTGTGGAATCCCGACGGCGCGTCGTTTGAGGCCGCTTGCCACCATGCGGGAGTCAATGCCGGCACGGTTGCCGTGATCGGCGGCCCCGGCGTGTTCGACATGTTCATGGACCGCTACGATGTGTTCTGGCTCTCCGTGGCGCCGAATGTCTACCTGCCCGGCGGCGAGCCCTGCTTTCCCGGCGTCCCTGCCCGTTCGCCGCAGCAGATCCTCGCGGCGCACGGCCTGCGCGCCGGCGAGCCGCAGATGCTCGATCCGGCCGAAGACGTCAGCGTCACGCCGTGGCGGCGCGACGCTTGA
- a CDS encoding DoxX family protein, which yields MPALVTFGRVLFAVLFMYTGATKLFAIQQTADYIASKVIIPAQLAPYTSQLETMAGLPMPQILAYAAGGFEILAGLMIAVNFGARFFAMLLIVFVIAATFYFHDFWNQPAPENARTLIDALKNLSLIGALFMIAGYGRGPRPAEAAYGDV from the coding sequence ATGCCAGCGTTAGTAACCTTCGGGCGAGTTCTGTTCGCCGTTCTCTTCATGTACACGGGAGCGACCAAGCTTTTCGCGATCCAGCAGACGGCAGACTACATCGCGTCCAAGGTGATCATTCCGGCGCAGCTCGCGCCCTATACCTCGCAGCTCGAAACCATGGCGGGCTTGCCGATGCCGCAAATCCTGGCGTATGCCGCCGGCGGTTTCGAGATCCTCGCCGGCCTGATGATCGCGGTGAATTTCGGCGCGCGGTTCTTTGCGATGCTGCTGATCGTCTTCGTGATCGCCGCGACCTTCTACTTCCACGATTTCTGGAACCAGCCGGCGCCTGAAAACGCCAGGACGCTGATCGACGCCCTGAAGAACCTCTCGCTCATCGGCGCGCTGTTCATGATCGCAGGCTACGGCCGCGGTCCGCGGCCCGCCGAGGCGGCTTACGGGGACGTGTAG
- a CDS encoding NADP-dependent malic enzyme, translated as MSSYSEDLRAAALAYHRLPRPGKLEIQATKPLANQRDLALAYSPGVAAACTEIANNPAEAASLTARANLVAVVSNGTAVLGLGNIGPLASKPVMEGKAVLFKKFAGIDVFDIEIAADTIERVVETVAALEPTFGGINLEDIKGPECFEIEAQLKERMKIPVFHDDQHGTAIIVGAAITNALLLNGKKLSDVKIVCSGAGAAAIACLNLLVSLGAQRKNIWVCDIDGVVHEGRNTLMDRWKAVYAQKTSARVLADVIGGADIFLGLSAPDVLKPEMVKTMADKPLVMALANPNPEIMPEEARKARPDAMICTGRSDFPNQVNNVLCFPFIFRGALDVGATSINEEMKHAAVDAIAQLARDPPSDAVARGFDGAETQGFGTGSLIPSPFDPRLILRIAPAVAKAAMESGVATRPITNFDEYTALLERFAFRSGLVMKPVFAKAKTQPVRVIYAEGEDERVLRATQVVLEEKLARPILVGRPSVVEARLKRFGLSIKAGQDFDLVNPEDDPRYRSYVQTYIDVAGRRGVTPEAARTVVRTNNTVIAALAVVRGEADAMLCGVEGRYMSHLRHVREIVGFLPGVSDFAALSMMITSKGSYFIADTQVRPNPSAEELCEMASLAANHVQRFNMKPRVAFVSHSDFGSYDTDSSRKMGRATALLKEKHPEIEADGEMQGDTALLAAARKLVLPHSNLEGDANILIMPNLDTANVAYQMIKTLADALPVGPILIGPARPAHILTPGVTARGVLNMTAVAAVEAQERAGRAQPTLFG; from the coding sequence ATGTCGTCGTATTCTGAGGACCTTCGCGCCGCGGCGCTGGCGTATCACAGGCTGCCCCGGCCGGGTAAACTCGAGATCCAGGCGACCAAGCCGCTCGCCAACCAGCGCGACCTTGCGCTGGCCTATTCCCCCGGCGTTGCCGCCGCGTGTACCGAAATCGCCAACAATCCGGCCGAAGCGGCGTCGCTGACGGCCCGCGCCAATCTGGTTGCCGTTGTCTCCAACGGCACCGCCGTATTGGGATTGGGCAATATCGGCCCGCTGGCCTCCAAGCCGGTCATGGAAGGCAAGGCGGTCCTGTTCAAGAAATTCGCCGGCATCGACGTCTTCGACATCGAAATCGCCGCCGACACCATCGAACGCGTGGTCGAGACGGTGGCCGCGCTGGAGCCGACGTTCGGTGGCATCAACCTCGAAGACATCAAGGGACCGGAGTGCTTCGAGATCGAAGCGCAGCTCAAGGAGCGGATGAAGATCCCGGTGTTCCACGACGACCAGCATGGCACCGCCATCATCGTCGGCGCCGCGATCACCAACGCGCTGCTGCTGAACGGCAAGAAGCTCTCCGATGTGAAGATCGTCTGCTCGGGCGCCGGCGCGGCCGCGATCGCGTGCCTGAATCTTCTGGTGTCGCTCGGCGCGCAACGCAAGAACATCTGGGTCTGCGACATCGACGGCGTGGTGCATGAGGGCCGCAACACGCTGATGGACCGCTGGAAGGCGGTCTATGCGCAGAAGACCAGCGCCCGCGTGCTGGCCGACGTGATCGGCGGCGCGGATATCTTCCTGGGATTATCCGCGCCCGACGTGCTGAAACCGGAGATGGTCAAGACGATGGCCGACAAGCCGCTGGTGATGGCGCTGGCCAATCCGAATCCGGAAATCATGCCGGAAGAGGCGCGGAAAGCCCGCCCCGACGCGATGATCTGCACCGGCCGCTCCGACTTCCCGAACCAGGTCAACAACGTGCTGTGCTTCCCGTTCATCTTTCGCGGCGCGCTCGATGTCGGCGCCACCAGCATTAATGAGGAAATGAAGCACGCCGCCGTCGACGCCATCGCGCAGCTCGCGCGCGATCCGCCGTCGGATGCGGTTGCCCGCGGCTTCGACGGTGCCGAGACCCAGGGGTTTGGCACGGGCTCGCTGATCCCCAGTCCGTTCGATCCGCGGCTGATCCTGCGCATCGCGCCGGCGGTGGCGAAGGCTGCGATGGAGTCCGGCGTGGCGACGCGGCCGATCACGAATTTCGACGAATACACCGCGCTGCTGGAACGCTTTGCGTTCCGCTCCGGCCTCGTGATGAAACCCGTGTTCGCCAAGGCCAAGACCCAGCCGGTGCGCGTGATCTATGCCGAGGGCGAGGACGAGCGCGTGCTGCGCGCCACGCAGGTGGTGCTGGAGGAAAAACTGGCCCGGCCGATCCTGGTCGGGCGTCCCTCCGTCGTCGAGGCCAGGCTCAAGCGCTTCGGCCTCTCGATCAAGGCCGGGCAGGATTTCGATCTCGTCAATCCCGAGGACGATCCGCGCTACCGCTCCTACGTGCAGACCTATATCGACGTCGCCGGCCGGCGCGGCGTGACGCCGGAAGCCGCGCGCACCGTCGTTCGCACCAACAACACGGTGATCGCAGCACTTGCGGTGGTCCGCGGCGAGGCCGATGCGATGCTGTGCGGCGTCGAAGGCCGCTACATGAGCCACCTGCGGCATGTCCGGGAAATCGTCGGCTTTTTGCCGGGCGTCAGCGATTTCGCAGCGCTGTCGATGATGATCACCAGCAAGGGTTCGTACTTCATCGCCGACACGCAGGTGCGGCCGAACCCGAGCGCCGAGGAACTCTGCGAGATGGCCTCGCTGGCGGCCAATCATGTGCAGCGCTTCAACATGAAGCCGCGCGTTGCTTTCGTCTCGCATTCCGACTTCGGCAGCTACGACACCGATTCCTCGCGCAAGATGGGCCGCGCCACCGCGCTGTTGAAGGAGAAGCACCCGGAGATCGAGGCCGACGGCGAGATGCAGGGCGATACCGCGCTGCTGGCTGCGGCGCGAAAACTGGTGCTGCCGCATTCCAACCTTGAAGGCGACGCCAATATCCTGATCATGCCGAACCTCGACACCGCCAACGTCGCCTACCAGATGATCAAGACGCTGGCGGATGCGTTGCCGGTGGGGCCGATCCTGATCGGGCCGGCGCGTCCGGCGCATATCCTCACCCCCGGGGTGACGGCGCGCGGCGTGCTCAACATGACGGCGGTCGCCGCCGTCGAAGCCCAGGAGCGCGCCGGCCGCGCGCAGCCGACGCTGTTCGGGTAG